One Punica granatum isolate Tunisia-2019 chromosome 3, ASM765513v2, whole genome shotgun sequence genomic window carries:
- the LOC116201491 gene encoding kiwellin-like: MERVVARTMASLSFLLALASLPLPSVAISSCNGPCTTLNDCDGQLICISGKCTDDSDVGTHICKKSSPSPTQSSGSCSPSGTLYCKGKSYPKYRCSPPVTPSTRATLTENDFSQGGDGGGPSECDNKYHSNSEHVVALSTGWYAGGSR; the protein is encoded by the coding sequence ATGGAGCGAGTTGTAGCCCGAACAATGGCCTCACTTTCGTTCTTGCTAGCCCTCGCCTCCCTTCCCCTGCCCTCAGTTGCCATCTCGTCGTGCAACGGCCCATGCACAACGCTGAATGATTGTGACGGACAGCTCATATGCATCAGCGGCAAGTGCACTGACGACTCCGATGTCGGGACCCACATTTGCAAGAAATCTTCCCCGTCCCCAACCCAGTCTAGCGGGTCCTGCAGCCCCTCCGGCACCCTGTACTGCAAGGGCAAGTCCTACCCTAAGTACCGCTGCTCACCACCGGTCACGCCCTCGACCCGAGCCACCCTGACCGAGAACGATTTTAGCCAGGGAGGGGATGGTGGGGGCCCCTCGGAGTGCGATAATAAGTACCACTCTAACTCCGAGCATGTTGTTGCTCTGTCAACCGGCTGGTATGCAGGGGGGTCACGCTGA
- the LOC116199079 gene encoding kiwellin-like produces the protein MERVVILMMASLMLLLALTSFPLPSIAVSSCNGPCTTLDDCGGQLICINGRCTDDPEVGTHICTNSPLSPSGGSCQPSGTLNCKGKSYPKYHCSPPVTSSTSATLTENDFSEGGDGGGPSECDDKYHSNSEHVVALSTGWYAGGSRCGQMVKITSTKTGRSVTAKVVDECDSMNGCDSEHADQPPCRNNIVDASSSVWDTLGLDIDVGEESITWSMA, from the coding sequence ATGGAGAGGGTTGTAATCCTAATGATGGCCTCTCTCATGCTCTTGCTAGCCCTCACCTCCTTTCCTCTCCCATCCATTGCCGTCTCGTCGTGCAATGGCCCATGCACCACACTGGACGACTGCGGTGGCCAGTTGATATGCATTAACGGAAGGTGCACCGATGACCCAGAGGTCGGCACCCACATATGCACAAACTCTCCCCTCTCCCCGTCCGGCGGGTCATGTCAACCCTCCGGCACCCTGAACTGTAAGGGCAAGTCGTACCCCAAGTACCACTGCTCGCCGCCGGTCACGTCCTCGACAAGCGCCACCCTGACCGAGAACGATTTTAGCGAGGGTGGGGATGGTGGGGGCCCGTCGGAGTGCGATGATAAGTACCACTCTAACTCCGAGCATGTTGTCGCGTTGTCAACCGGCTGGTACGCGGGGGGGTCCCGCTGCGGGCAGATGGTCAAGATAACTTCCACGAAGACCGGGCGCAGCGTGACTGCTAAGGTGGTCGACGAGTGTGACTCCATGAACGGGTGTGACTCGGAGCACGCGGATCAGCCTCCATGTAGGAACAACATAGTTGATGCCTCAAGCTCCGTGTGGGACACGCTGGGGCTCGATATCGATGTGGGTGAAGAGAGTATAACCTGGTCCATGGCTTAG